One Nitrospirota bacterium DNA window includes the following coding sequences:
- a CDS encoding AraC family transcriptional regulator, producing the protein MGKSIVVIATAQRRRNVLLARGEERRYPGVPSCAVEGIGMVKELLEQDCAKPLSLDQACKLSGLSRTYFCGYFKRITGLPFKSYQEHIKMERAGELLQDPDRTVADISRTLGYTTPGYFSTAFKKFTGLSPRAFRLSRKFLEES; encoded by the coding sequence GTGGGGAAGAGCATAGTAGTCATCGCCACTGCTCAAAGGCGAAGGAATGTCTTGCTCGCCCGAGGGGAGGAGCGGCGGTATCCCGGCGTACCCTCCTGCGCAGTGGAAGGGATAGGTATGGTAAAGGAGCTCCTGGAACAGGATTGCGCCAAACCCCTCAGCCTCGATCAGGCCTGCAAGCTCTCGGGGCTGAGCAGGACCTACTTCTGCGGGTACTTCAAGCGCATCACCGGTCTCCCGTTCAAGAGCTACCAGGAGCATATAAAAATGGAAAGGGCAGGCGAGCTCTTGCAAGACCCGGACCGCACCGTTGCGGATATATCCCGTACGCTGGGATATACCACGCCGGGCTATTTTTCGACTGCCTTCAAGAAATTCACCGGCTTGTCCCCCAGGGCCTTCAGGCTGTCAAGGAAATTTTTGGAAGAATCCTAA
- the dsrP gene encoding sulfate reduction electron transfer complex DsrMKJOP subunit DsrP: MLDKALSGSTKYWLWLGFLGALAGIGTIAYLFQFNLGLGITGLNRDVSWGLYIGQFTFLVGVAASAVMLVIPYYLHHYKKYSKIVILGEFLAVAAVIMCILFIFVDMGQPMRISNVILHPTPNSIMFWDSVVLMGYLVLNIVIGWTTLHADKKGVKPPQWVKPLIYLSVPWAVSIHTVTAFLYAGLPGRHFWLSAIMAARFLASAFAGGPALLIILALIVRKVSKFDPGQEPIQTLAKTVTYAMFANVFFLGLEIFTATYSGIPGHAHPFEYLYFGIDGHNAIVPLMWTSTILAFTSLALLIVPAMRKNENVLIWACVALFISLWIDKGFGLVIGGFVPNPFEQVNEYWPSFPEILITVGVWAIGFIVLTVLYKIAVSVREEELA, translated from the coding sequence ATGCTGGATAAAGCGTTATCGGGAAGCACGAAATACTGGCTGTGGCTGGGCTTTCTGGGAGCCCTCGCCGGTATCGGGACCATCGCCTATCTCTTTCAATTCAATCTCGGCCTGGGTATAACGGGGCTGAACAGGGATGTCTCGTGGGGGCTCTATATCGGGCAGTTCACCTTCCTCGTCGGCGTCGCCGCCTCGGCGGTCATGCTCGTTATCCCCTACTACCTGCATCACTACAAGAAGTACAGCAAGATCGTCATCCTCGGCGAGTTCCTGGCGGTCGCGGCTGTCATCATGTGCATCCTCTTCATCTTCGTCGATATGGGGCAGCCGATGAGGATCTCGAACGTCATCCTGCACCCCACGCCCAACTCGATCATGTTCTGGGACAGCGTGGTGCTCATGGGCTACCTGGTGCTGAATATCGTCATCGGCTGGACAACGCTCCACGCCGACAAGAAGGGCGTGAAGCCGCCCCAGTGGGTCAAGCCGCTCATCTATCTCTCGGTCCCCTGGGCAGTCAGCATCCACACCGTCACGGCGTTCCTCTACGCGGGTCTCCCGGGCAGGCACTTCTGGCTCAGCGCCATCATGGCAGCCCGATTCCTCGCGTCGGCCTTTGCCGGCGGCCCTGCGCTGCTCATCATCCTCGCCCTTATCGTGAGAAAGGTGAGCAAGTTCGATCCCGGCCAGGAGCCGATCCAGACCCTCGCAAAGACCGTCACCTATGCGATGTTCGCGAACGTCTTTTTTCTCGGCCTCGAGATCTTCACCGCGACCTACAGCGGGATACCGGGGCATGCCCATCCCTTCGAGTATCTCTACTTCGGCATCGACGGGCATAATGCGATCGTCCCGCTCATGTGGACCTCGACGATCCTCGCCTTCACCTCCCTCGCCCTGCTGATCGTGCCTGCGATGCGGAAGAACGAGAACGTGCTCATCTGGGCATGTGTCGCGCTCTTCATCTCGCTCTGGATCGACAAGGGCTTCGGCCTCGTGATCGGCGGCTTCGTCCCCAACCCGTTCGAGCAGGTGAACGAGTACTGGCCGAGCTTCCCCGAGATACTGATCACCGTCGGCGTCTGGGCGATCGGCTTCATCGTCCTTACCGTCCTCTACAAGATCGCGGTCTCGGTAAGGGAAGAGGAGCTGGCGTAG
- the dsrJ gene encoding sulfate reduction electron transfer complex DsrMKJOP subunit DsrJ, whose protein sequence is MYNGGKIIIGIIIFLLFVMFPFYANIGKVNAKPEPKVDTPAIKEAQAKLGKKEVCIEPKAFMKAEHMKLLNDWRDRALREGDRLYTASDGRTHDINLQNTCMQCHSNKKKFCDECHNYTDVKPYCWTCHIAPKEVE, encoded by the coding sequence ATGTATAACGGCGGAAAAATCATCATCGGTATCATCATCTTTCTGCTCTTTGTGATGTTCCCCTTTTATGCGAACATCGGCAAGGTCAATGCGAAGCCTGAGCCCAAGGTCGATACGCCGGCCATTAAAGAGGCGCAGGCGAAACTGGGCAAGAAGGAGGTCTGTATCGAGCCGAAGGCGTTCATGAAGGCCGAGCATATGAAGCTCCTCAACGACTGGAGAGACCGGGCGCTCAGGGAGGGCGACCGGCTCTACACCGCCTCCGACGGCAGGACCCACGATATCAACCTCCAGAATACCTGTATGCAGTGTCACTCGAACAAGAAGAAGTTCTGCGACGAGTGCCACAACTATACCGACGTGAAGCCGTACTGCTGGACCTGCCACATCGCGCCGAAGGAGGTGGAATAA
- a CDS encoding BrnT family toxin, whose translation MQFEWNREKAKKNKRKHGVSFDEAITAFYDPLSATFDDPDHSLGEERFITVGYSSRWRLLVVSHTERGSVIRIISARLATAQERKRHES comes from the coding sequence ATGCAATTCGAGTGGAACAGGGAAAAGGCAAAAAAGAACAAGAGAAAACACGGGGTATCATTTGACGAAGCCATAACGGCATTCTATGATCCCTTATCAGCAACGTTCGATGACCCTGACCACTCGTTGGGCGAAGAAAGATTCATAACGGTTGGCTACTCCTCCCGGTGGCGTTTACTGGTGGTTTCGCATACGGAGAGAGGCAGCGTCATACGTATTATCAGTGCCCGTCTTGCAACAGCGCAAGAAAGGAAAAGACATGAAAGCTAA
- the dsrM gene encoding sulfate reduction electron transfer complex DsrMKJOP subunit DsrM — MRILFPLFAVLALIVIGVVGVSGAQLHFLFGVIIPYAALAVFIAGLIYRVVTWGRSPQPFAIPTTAGQQKTLPWIKQNKLENPSSTGGVIGRMLLEVFFFRSLFRNLKAEVTSDRNVVYGSAKWLWIAGLAFHYSFLIVLLRHVRFFTQPVAAYSSLLEGLDGFLQIGAPRLYLTGIVLLAAAAYLLVRRLYIAQVRYISLAADYFPLFLIMAVAATGILMRYFLKTDIVAVKTLTMGLVHFSPVIPEGVGAIFYVHLLLVSALFAYFPFSKLVHLGGVFLSPTRNLQANTREFRYVNPWNPPVHVHTYDEYEEEFREKMKMAEIPVEKE; from the coding sequence ATGAGAATTTTGTTTCCACTCTTTGCGGTACTGGCACTCATCGTGATCGGCGTAGTGGGGGTGAGCGGGGCCCAGTTGCACTTCCTCTTCGGGGTGATAATTCCCTATGCCGCTCTCGCCGTTTTTATTGCGGGCCTTATTTACCGCGTTGTCACCTGGGGCCGTTCGCCGCAGCCCTTTGCCATCCCGACCACTGCCGGCCAACAGAAGACGCTCCCGTGGATCAAGCAGAACAAGCTCGAGAACCCTTCCAGCACCGGCGGCGTCATCGGCAGGATGCTCCTGGAGGTGTTCTTCTTCAGGTCCCTCTTCAGGAACCTGAAGGCCGAGGTGACATCCGATAGGAATGTCGTGTACGGCTCGGCCAAGTGGCTCTGGATAGCCGGCCTGGCCTTTCACTATTCCTTTCTCATCGTCCTGCTCAGGCATGTCCGGTTCTTCACCCAGCCGGTGGCTGCGTACTCCTCCCTGCTCGAGGGCCTCGACGGGTTCCTGCAGATCGGGGCGCCACGGCTCTACCTGACCGGCATCGTGCTCCTGGCTGCAGCAGCCTATCTCCTCGTCAGAAGGCTTTATATTGCGCAGGTCCGCTATATCTCCCTTGCCGCCGACTATTTCCCTCTCTTTCTCATCATGGCGGTCGCGGCCACGGGGATCCTGATGCGCTACTTCCTGAAGACGGATATCGTGGCGGTCAAGACGCTGACGATGGGACTGGTACACTTCAGTCCCGTCATACCGGAAGGAGTGGGGGCGATCTTTTATGTGCACCTGCTCCTGGTGAGCGCGCTCTTCGCCTATTTCCCGTTCAGCAAGCTGGTGCACCTGGGAGGCGTCTTCCTCAGTCCTACCAGGAACCTCCAGGCGAATACCCGCGAGTTCAGGTACGTCAACCCCTGGAACCCCCCTGTCCATGTCCACACCTATGACGAGTACGAAGAAGAGTTCAGGGAGAAAATGAAAATGGCCGAAATCCCGGTAGAAAAGGAGTAA
- a CDS encoding RsbRD N-terminal domain-containing protein: protein MDLTQWLSERKESVVGTWFAAALETYPSETQTFLTTQKDQFHNPVGHTLREGLEAIFDELLGSADFDKIAPVLDSIIKIRALQEVPPSHAVAFVFDLKGVIRRELRPADRTPRTPEELEAFDTKIDDLALRAFDLYMKCRERLCEIRSNEVRNMTAKLVERANDIFERYCKESREQKQP from the coding sequence ATGGATTTGACGCAATGGTTATCAGAAAGAAAAGAATCGGTAGTCGGGACCTGGTTTGCCGCTGCTCTTGAGACCTATCCCTCCGAGACGCAGACCTTTCTCACCACGCAAAAAGACCAATTTCATAACCCGGTGGGGCATACCCTCCGCGAGGGGCTCGAGGCGATCTTCGACGAGCTCCTCGGCTCGGCCGACTTCGACAAGATCGCCCCTGTCCTGGACAGCATTATAAAGATCCGGGCGCTCCAGGAGGTTCCCCCCTCCCATGCCGTTGCCTTCGTCTTCGACCTCAAAGGGGTCATCCGCAGAGAGCTGCGGCCGGCGGACCGCACGCCGCGCACCCCGGAAGAACTCGAGGCATTCGATACGAAGATCGACGACCTCGCCCTCCGCGCCTTCGACCTCTATATGAAGTGCCGTGAACGGCTCTGCGAGATCAGGTCGAACGAAGTCAGGAACATGACCGCGAAGCTCGTCGAGCGGGCAAACGATATATTCGAACGGTATTGTAAGGAATCGAGGGAACAGAAACAACCGTAA
- the dsrO gene encoding sulfate reduction electron transfer complex DsrMKJOP subunit DsrO, translated as MSNMDRRQFLKIMGISTVFGMGMASTPAFLEKLDASSFGKTPGRLAAKRWGMYIDMDKINEQDAERIIHACHSAHNVPLHANKKHEVKWIWTEEFGRAFPEQEGEYMAGKLEHREFLVLCNHCDKPACTRVCPTKATYKRKEDGLVLMDYHRCIGCRFCMAACPYGARSFNYIDPRPVLKEQNEKFPTRMIGVVEKCTFCSERLDKGLKPACVEASNGAMIFGDLNDPNSELRKAIHEHFTLRRKPELGTNPGLYYKIGGAEHAG; from the coding sequence ATGAGCAACATGGACAGACGCCAGTTCCTGAAGATAATGGGCATCTCCACGGTCTTCGGCATGGGCATGGCCTCCACCCCTGCCTTCCTCGAGAAGCTCGATGCATCGTCCTTCGGCAAGACGCCGGGAAGACTCGCCGCAAAGCGGTGGGGCATGTACATCGACATGGACAAGATCAACGAGCAGGATGCCGAGCGGATCATCCACGCCTGCCACAGCGCCCACAATGTCCCCCTGCATGCAAACAAGAAGCACGAGGTCAAATGGATATGGACCGAGGAGTTCGGCCGTGCCTTCCCCGAGCAGGAGGGCGAGTATATGGCCGGGAAGCTGGAGCACAGGGAGTTCCTCGTGCTCTGCAACCACTGCGACAAGCCTGCCTGCACGAGGGTCTGCCCGACCAAGGCGACCTACAAGAGGAAAGAGGACGGCCTCGTGCTGATGGACTACCACCGCTGCATCGGCTGCCGGTTCTGTATGGCCGCCTGCCCGTACGGCGCCCGGAGCTTCAACTACATCGACCCCCGGCCGGTGCTCAAAGAGCAGAATGAGAAATTCCCGACCCGCATGATCGGCGTCGTCGAGAAGTGCACCTTCTGCTCCGAGCGGCTCGACAAGGGGCTCAAGCCGGCATGCGTCGAGGCGTCCAACGGCGCCATGATCTTCGGCGACCTGAACGACCCGAACTCGGAGCTGCGGAAGGCGATACACGAACACTTCACCCTGCGCCGCAAACCCGAGCTCGGAACCAATCCCGGCTTGTACTACAAAATAGGAGGTGCTGAGCATGCTGGATAA
- the dsrK gene encoding sulfate reduction electron transfer complex DsrMKJOP subunit DsrK — protein MAKFTAKPADLSKISLKTPRTDWMNTPVEIREHMYCHPAKAKDLEAVEFPNIHEWKPSEADWKLPEGWKETVLNGMKERLEKFRSFHVFMDICVRCGACADKCHFYLGTGDPKNMPVLRAELLRSIYRRYFTTGGKLFGKAAGGRELTEDVIKELWYYYYQCTECRRCSLFCPYGIDQAEITIIGRELLNLLGLQLGWIGGPVAACYRKGNHLGLEPHTIKSNIDFMLDDIETITGVRVNPTFNRKGAEILFVTPSGDLFGVPGVYTAMGYLMLFHELGLDYTWSTYASEGGNFGFFTSMDMAKRLNYKIYAEAKRLGVKYIIGGECGHMWRVLHQYMDTWNGPADFMETPKSPITGTVFENAKATRMVHIAEFTADLIKNGKLKLDPRRNDHLKVTFHDSCNTSRGMGMFEEPRYIIKNVCKNFYDMPENTIREKTFCCGSGSGLNASENMELRMRGGFPRANAVSYVHKKHGVNMLANVCAIDRASLPPLMDYWVPGVQVAGVHELVANALVMKGEKERTTDLRGDDFPEKEGDE, from the coding sequence ATGGCAAAGTTTACTGCTAAGCCTGCTGACCTCTCGAAAATAAGCCTCAAGACGCCCAGGACCGACTGGATGAATACTCCTGTCGAGATCAGGGAGCATATGTACTGCCATCCGGCGAAGGCCAAGGATCTCGAAGCGGTGGAGTTTCCCAATATCCACGAATGGAAGCCGTCCGAAGCGGACTGGAAACTTCCCGAAGGCTGGAAAGAGACGGTGCTGAACGGCATGAAGGAGCGTCTCGAGAAGTTCCGCTCCTTCCATGTCTTCATGGATATCTGCGTGCGCTGCGGCGCCTGCGCCGACAAGTGCCACTTCTATCTCGGCACCGGCGACCCCAAGAACATGCCGGTCCTCAGGGCCGAGCTCCTGAGATCGATCTACCGGAGATACTTCACCACCGGCGGCAAGCTCTTCGGCAAGGCTGCCGGCGGGCGGGAGCTGACCGAGGACGTTATCAAAGAGCTGTGGTACTACTATTACCAGTGCACCGAGTGCCGCCGCTGCTCGCTCTTCTGCCCCTACGGCATCGACCAGGCCGAGATCACGATCATCGGCCGCGAGCTCCTGAACCTGCTCGGCCTGCAGCTCGGCTGGATCGGCGGACCGGTCGCTGCCTGCTACAGGAAAGGCAACCACCTCGGCCTCGAGCCGCACACGATCAAGAGCAACATCGACTTCATGCTCGACGATATCGAGACGATTACCGGCGTGCGGGTCAATCCCACCTTCAACAGGAAGGGCGCCGAGATCCTCTTCGTCACCCCGTCGGGAGACCTCTTCGGCGTGCCGGGCGTCTATACCGCCATGGGATACCTCATGCTCTTCCATGAGCTCGGCCTCGACTACACCTGGAGCACCTATGCTTCGGAAGGCGGCAACTTCGGCTTCTTCACGAGCATGGACATGGCGAAGCGGCTCAACTACAAGATCTACGCCGAGGCGAAGCGCCTGGGCGTCAAGTATATCATCGGCGGCGAGTGCGGCCATATGTGGCGCGTGCTGCACCAGTACATGGATACCTGGAACGGGCCGGCGGACTTCATGGAGACGCCGAAGTCGCCCATCACCGGCACGGTCTTCGAGAACGCGAAGGCCACCAGGATGGTCCACATCGCCGAGTTCACCGCCGACCTGATCAAGAACGGCAAACTGAAGCTCGACCCGCGGCGGAACGACCACCTCAAGGTGACCTTCCACGACTCCTGCAACACCTCCCGCGGCATGGGCATGTTCGAGGAGCCGCGCTACATCATCAAGAACGTCTGCAAGAACTTCTACGACATGCCAGAGAATACCATCAGGGAAAAGACCTTCTGCTGCGGCAGCGGCTCGGGCCTGAACGCTTCGGAGAACATGGAGCTCCGGATGAGGGGAGGCTTCCCCCGGGCGAATGCCGTCAGCTACGTCCATAAGAAGCACGGCGTCAACATGCTCGCCAACGTCTGCGCCATCGACCGCGCGTCCCTGCCGCCGCTCATGGACTACTGGGTGCCCGGGGTACAGGTCGCCGGCGTCCACGAGCTCGTGGCCAATGCGCTGGTGATGAAGGGCGAGAAAGAGCGCACCACCGACCTGCGCGGCGACGACTTCCCGGAGAAGGAGGGAGATGAATAA